A window of the Dongshaea marina genome harbors these coding sequences:
- a CDS encoding LbtU family siderophore porin — translation MSPFIRVAVAASLCSISIAAFSSSDLPLYPQVGNGVKPGMKGSYSYSDPELCSNGLVHGCHFSGNLIYLSNYSQHSGSSRWTHDQQIPNVKLFTRLDLVKGVQLHALVKYNRVPSPVMHQLDLAEAYLEKDFTDHRTNIILGKRWLPFGDYSSELYLSSLPKKLGHTDQTGLSMRFNQGGWSQEIYSFRQDTRYINAGSPLGYGANLEFKNSQIRTGIGYINALNEASLMQYNLGTSGFYHHPISSDVPAMAAYANFKLGQYYLNSSAVSAIESFDSQDLSFNGRGAKPGALSIEGGYHFSLFGNHAALIARSEMTQQMLSLRVPKDIYTLGLNYQLNHRVLLQLAVSRSYLYGVGDTASQPAISRSIMGTGGYADNALLAVTIKL, via the coding sequence ATGAGTCCTTTTATTCGAGTCGCTGTTGCGGCTAGCCTGTGTAGTATTTCTATTGCTGCTTTTTCATCTTCAGATTTGCCCCTTTACCCCCAGGTCGGCAATGGTGTAAAGCCTGGGATGAAGGGAAGTTACTCCTACTCTGATCCTGAGCTCTGCTCTAATGGTCTGGTTCACGGATGCCATTTTTCCGGAAACCTCATCTATCTTTCAAACTATAGTCAGCATTCGGGTTCAAGCCGCTGGACACATGATCAGCAGATCCCGAACGTAAAGCTATTCACCCGCCTGGATCTTGTCAAAGGCGTTCAACTGCACGCCCTGGTTAAATATAACAGGGTTCCGTCACCCGTCATGCACCAGCTCGATCTTGCCGAAGCCTATCTGGAGAAAGACTTTACGGATCACCGAACGAATATCATCCTGGGGAAGAGATGGTTACCATTTGGGGACTATAGTTCAGAGCTTTACCTGAGTTCACTCCCAAAGAAGCTCGGGCATACCGATCAAACAGGACTATCGATGCGCTTCAACCAGGGGGGCTGGTCCCAGGAGATCTATAGCTTCCGTCAGGACACCAGATACATTAATGCCGGTTCACCCCTGGGCTATGGTGCAAATCTTGAGTTTAAAAATTCGCAGATCCGAACAGGAATTGGCTATATCAATGCATTAAATGAAGCGAGCCTGATGCAATACAATTTAGGCACCTCCGGATTTTATCATCACCCAATCTCCTCAGATGTACCGGCGATGGCTGCCTATGCCAATTTTAAGCTTGGGCAGTATTACCTTAATAGCAGTGCGGTGAGTGCAATAGAATCATTTGATTCTCAAGATCTCAGCTTCAATGGAAGAGGAGCGAAACCCGGGGCACTCTCGATTGAGGGCGGCTATCACTTTTCCCTGTTTGGCAATCATGCCGCATTGATTGCTCGTAGTGAGATGACACAGCAGATGCTCTCTTTGAGAGTGCCAAAAGATATCTATACCCTCGGGCTTAACTATCAATTAAACCACAGGGTTTTACTACAGCTTGCAGTCTCAAGAAGCTACCTGTATGGGGTGGGAGATACAGCAAGTCAGCCTGCAATATCCAGGAGCATTATGGGAACCGGGGGCTATGCAGATAATGCACTACTGGCGGTGACCATCAAGTTGTAA
- a CDS encoding C40 family peptidase produces the protein MKLGACGLWLAIVGLMGTLQGCSSTVTAPHGVKASRPQAQPGPASSLSHAQQLRLNKLQGSYRHWQGTPYRYGGDSHRGIDCSAFVQQVYRRAFHVSLPRTTLGQVKRGVEINRWQLQVGDLVFFRISRGVRHVGIYMGQGRFISSASSRG, from the coding sequence GTGAAACTAGGAGCTTGTGGGTTATGGCTGGCGATTGTCGGATTGATGGGGACCCTGCAGGGATGTAGCTCAACGGTCACAGCGCCACATGGAGTCAAGGCCTCAAGGCCACAGGCTCAGCCCGGCCCTGCAAGCTCCCTGAGTCATGCCCAGCAGCTCAGGCTCAACAAGTTGCAAGGCAGCTACCGGCATTGGCAGGGAACGCCCTATCGTTACGGGGGAGATTCTCACAGAGGCATAGATTGCTCCGCATTTGTGCAGCAGGTGTATCGCAGAGCCTTTCATGTCAGTTTGCCCAGAACAACTTTGGGTCAGGTGAAGCGCGGTGTTGAAATTAACCGCTGGCAGCTGCAGGTGGGGGATCTGGTTTTTTTCAGAATTAGCCGCGGGGTACGCCATGTTGGGATCTACATGGGGCAGGGGCGATTTATCAGCTCAGCCAGCTCCAGGGGGTGA
- a CDS encoding protein adenylyltransferase SelO, translating to MSSQTLRHSIDQLSVSSRFVEELSADPLTSNEPRQVYSSHFSLVEPRQFRQPEMVSYFPEVAQLIGLSEKACQSDEFVRLFSGQSLLPGMRPHAHCYGGHQFGSWAGQLGDGRAINLGEVRGAQGVPWQLQLKGAGPTPYSRSADGYAVLRSSLREYLCSEAMHNLGVPTTRALSLILTGEQVVRDILYDGHPRPEPGAVVCRVAPSFLRLGHFEIFTARDDTLSLRQLADYSIRHHFPDLGTPGPEAYSALFETVCRRTAELMVEWQRVGFVHGVMNTDNLSLLGMTIDYGPYGWMEAYDPDWTPNTTDAGSRRYAYGNQPGVALWNLVRFAESLLPLVGEAAPLEQALQDYQRSYIQKEQQMKGRKLGLESVDPQSDAQLIGQLEELMQDCRADMTLFFRSLSGIRACSRPQEQDRLEAFNLVANSLYDSEQLKPATREALTDWLGRYQQRLSQQARSDQARAGKMNRVNPVYVLRNALVQLAIEDAERGEYQKIYELQRMLKSPYEERSEFAHLAQKSPEWAKEKIGCSMLSCSS from the coding sequence ATGTCATCACAGACTCTTCGTCACTCAATCGATCAACTTTCAGTGAGTAGCCGCTTTGTTGAGGAGCTGAGTGCTGATCCATTAACCAGTAATGAGCCACGACAGGTTTATTCAAGCCACTTCAGCCTGGTTGAGCCCAGGCAGTTTCGTCAACCTGAAATGGTCAGTTACTTCCCTGAAGTCGCTCAACTCATAGGTTTGTCGGAGAAGGCGTGCCAGAGCGATGAGTTTGTGCGGCTTTTTTCAGGGCAATCCCTTCTTCCGGGAATGAGGCCCCATGCCCACTGCTATGGTGGTCATCAATTTGGTAGCTGGGCGGGCCAGCTGGGAGATGGTAGAGCGATCAACCTGGGAGAAGTCAGGGGAGCGCAAGGTGTTCCCTGGCAGTTACAGTTAAAAGGGGCCGGGCCAACGCCTTATTCCAGGAGTGCCGATGGCTATGCTGTGCTTCGCTCCTCCCTGCGCGAGTATTTATGCAGCGAGGCGATGCATAACCTGGGAGTACCAACGACCCGGGCCCTGAGTTTAATACTGACCGGGGAGCAGGTGGTTAGAGACATCTTGTATGACGGGCATCCCAGACCCGAGCCTGGCGCGGTTGTATGCAGGGTCGCGCCCTCTTTTTTGCGTCTCGGGCACTTTGAGATTTTTACCGCCCGCGATGATACTCTGTCGCTCCGCCAGCTTGCCGATTACAGCATTCGTCACCACTTCCCGGATCTGGGCACACCAGGCCCGGAGGCTTATAGCGCCCTGTTTGAAACAGTTTGTCGAAGAACGGCCGAGCTGATGGTTGAATGGCAGCGAGTCGGGTTTGTCCATGGCGTGATGAATACAGATAATCTTTCGCTACTCGGGATGACCATAGATTATGGTCCTTATGGCTGGATGGAGGCTTATGATCCGGACTGGACTCCCAATACGACGGATGCAGGCAGCAGACGCTATGCTTACGGCAATCAGCCCGGAGTTGCCTTATGGAATTTGGTTCGATTTGCCGAGTCACTCCTTCCCCTGGTTGGCGAAGCGGCGCCCCTGGAGCAGGCGTTGCAGGATTATCAGCGCTCTTATATTCAAAAAGAGCAGCAGATGAAAGGTCGTAAGCTGGGACTGGAGTCCGTGGATCCTCAAAGCGATGCGCAACTCATCGGGCAGCTGGAGGAGTTGATGCAAGATTGTCGGGCCGACATGACGTTATTTTTTCGCTCCTTATCCGGGATCCGGGCGTGCTCCCGGCCTCAGGAGCAAGATAGGCTTGAGGCATTTAATCTTGTGGCGAACTCTCTCTACGATAGTGAGCAATTAAAACCGGCAACCCGGGAAGCTTTAACGGATTGGCTTGGTCGATATCAGCAGCGCCTGAGTCAACAAGCGAGATCGGATCAGGCGAGGGCCGGGAAAATGAACCGGGTCAACCCCGTTTATGTCTTAAGGAATGCATTGGTCCAGTTAGCGATAGAGGATGCCGAGCGGGGGGAATATCAAAAAATTTATGAGCTGCAGAGAATGCTTAAATCTCCCTATGAGGAGCGATCCGAATTCGCCCATCTGGCACAAAAAAGTCCCGAGTGGGCGAAGGAGAAAATAGGTTGCTCGATGCTTTCCTGCAGCTCATGA
- a CDS encoding DUF805 domain-containing protein produces the protein MHWYLAVLKKYAVFSGRAQRKEYWMFTLVNFIISLLLILFTGLNEVGWIATLYLLVLIIPNLSVGVRRLHDTNRSGWWMLLLLIPLIGPLILLVFFCSEGEHSANRFGENPKLAATMHLW, from the coding sequence ATGCACTGGTATTTGGCCGTATTAAAAAAATACGCCGTGTTTTCAGGAAGAGCTCAACGTAAAGAGTACTGGATGTTTACTCTGGTGAACTTCATTATCAGCCTGCTGCTGATCCTGTTTACCGGCCTCAACGAGGTCGGTTGGATTGCAACTCTCTACCTGCTTGTACTGATCATTCCCAATCTTTCGGTAGGTGTGAGGCGACTTCATGATACCAATCGCAGTGGGTGGTGGATGCTACTGCTGCTGATCCCCTTGATAGGTCCACTGATCTTGCTGGTCTTTTTCTGCTCCGAGGGAGAACACAGCGCAAATCGTTTTGGTGAAAATCCAAAACTTGCCGCCACCATGCACCTTTGGTGA
- a CDS encoding LysR family transcriptional regulator, translating into MISFQSLLKTMLSKQLMAFLMVSQYKSITVAAEKINTVPSNISNHLAALESRLGLKLYYRTDYGVALTEDGEALEKHCLIQQQNIKEYFEQLTSKEDRIKLGITLSVIKLYLKDEFDVFEKYRVQIIDQDIRELIFKLETNEIDCIITHTPDDFNPPKKVDCRHIKSREIKVYYADKSILNQQTINIYTAYENGGLFNSLFKSHIKEFPEKDFNIIAVSNYDNITRFVEAGKGIMIYAQSEALDKKFSCMPIAGEHKALSVSIMKLVSNKNSNIDEFIDELVKLIERG; encoded by the coding sequence ATGATTAGCTTTCAATCTCTTCTCAAAACCATGCTATCCAAACAGCTGATGGCTTTTCTCATGGTCTCTCAATACAAAAGTATTACTGTCGCCGCAGAAAAAATAAATACAGTTCCTTCAAACATTAGTAATCATCTAGCTGCTCTTGAGAGTCGACTCGGTCTTAAGCTCTATTACAGAACTGATTATGGTGTTGCCCTGACAGAAGATGGAGAAGCCCTGGAGAAACATTGCCTAATCCAGCAGCAAAATATTAAGGAATATTTTGAACAACTCACATCAAAAGAGGATAGAATAAAACTTGGCATTACCTTATCTGTGATTAAGCTATATTTGAAGGACGAGTTTGATGTTTTTGAAAAATATAGAGTCCAGATTATTGACCAAGATATAAGGGAGCTAATATTTAAGCTTGAGACTAATGAAATCGACTGTATCATCACTCATACTCCAGACGATTTCAATCCCCCTAAAAAAGTTGATTGTCGACATATAAAATCCAGGGAAATAAAAGTCTACTACGCCGATAAGTCAATCCTCAACCAACAAACTATCAATATTTATACTGCTTATGAAAATGGTGGTTTATTTAATTCATTATTTAAGAGCCATATAAAAGAGTTTCCGGAAAAAGACTTTAATATCATTGCAGTCTCTAACTACGATAACATCACCCGCTTTGTCGAAGCTGGTAAAGGGATCATGATCTATGCACAGAGTGAAGCACTAGACAAGAAATTCAGTTGTATGCCTATTGCAGGAGAACATAAGGCTCTTTCGGTCAGTATCATGAAGCTCGTATCAAATAAAAATAGTAATATTGATGAGTTTATTGATGAGCTCGTAAAGCTAATTGAAAGGGGATAA
- a CDS encoding DUF2496 domain-containing protein, whose amino-acid sequence MQLAVDLIELLEVNEIEPQLALAALKIVTEDFEYKIRELNSTSQNDADS is encoded by the coding sequence ATTCAACTTGCCGTTGATCTCATTGAGCTTTTGGAGGTCAATGAGATTGAGCCTCAACTTGCTTTGGCGGCGCTCAAGATAGTAACCGAGGACTTCGAGTATAAGATTCGGGAGCTGAATTCTACTTCCCAGAATGACGCCGATTCATAG